From Aedes albopictus strain Foshan chromosome 1, AalbF5, whole genome shotgun sequence, one genomic window encodes:
- the LOC115264193 gene encoding uncharacterized protein LOC115264193, giving the protein MMADQQRYPVAERNRRAKMRFLEGMKTYYEGKRKTSVESLQSESAKSVASAVVPKVDLTVPGTPVSSRYLRLRRESESQEVEVAQVEPVPLPSEFVVSSLVIDKFLKDMKGLGGEVDGHERHAEVVNLNSDGSEEEEKEESKVDGDVAEQYFKESEQKHTYHRTFSEAVQTLHSSEVKSPVVKRYFEESSAKHTYARDFNEAVNELNPAVLEDDPLRNDSAKITKGYKSSVPGTPISSKHLDRYKKRNYISDSSDDEDEDDTTDNRNKSSLADPLDKFIKEMEALKAEKPDLSKVSNRRDNPFSVDEYLNASETNKSYARTFSEAAQTLYSTEVKDPNIKDYFEQSEAKKTFRREFSEVYQEIKREEPPLHPVKPEVVEQVEQKKDTEKVPERYESLEQLLGTFVPPKIEKKPVLNDFSVNSYMTSSDANKSYARSFSQAVQTLHTTDVKDPSVREYFDQSVAKNAFRREFSEVYREVDMKEIARDIPPSKSASSDQQQKDNKQSENPISRSNAADGLPPVDVPQKHLPQRSISVPGTPINSRNPREKPPRSVEAKPERDGEVTAKVGSQSEMSAVEHADNTASAAVRGRAVSAAENNMDKAFWMSFGSS; this is encoded by the exons ATGATGGCCGACCAGCAGCGCTACCCGGTGGCCGAGCGGAACCGCCGTGCCAAGATGCGCTTTCTCGAAGGCATGAAGACCTACTACGAAGGCAAACGGAAGACTTCGGTCGAATCGCTCCAGTCGGAGTCCGCCAAGAGTGTGGCCTCCGCGGTGGTGCCGAAGGTGGATCTGACCGTACCGGGGACACCGGTTTCATCGCGGTATCTGCGACTGAGACGCGAATCGGAATCGCAAGAGGTGGAGGTTGCGCAGGTGGAACCGGTGCCACTGCCGAGTGAGTTCGTTGTGAGCAGTTTGGTGATTGATAAGTTCCTGAAGGATATGAAGGGTTTGGGGGGAGAGGTGGATGGACACGAGCGGCACGCTGAGGTGGTGAATTTGAATAGCGATGGATCGGAGGAGGAGGAGAAGGAGGAGTCGAAGGTGGATGGAGACGTGGCAGAGCAGTACTTCAAGGAATCGGAGCAGAAGCACACGTATCATAGGACGTTCAGTGAAGCGGTGCAAACGTTGCACAGTTCGGAGGTCAAGAGCCCTGTTGTGAAGAGGTATTTCGAAGAATCTTCGGCAAAGCATACGTACGCGAGGGATTTCAACGAAGCGGTTAACGAGTTGAATCCAGCTGTGCTGGAAGATGACCCTCTGAGAAATGACTCGGCAAAAATCACCAAGGGGTACAAATCGTCAGTACCGGGAACACCGATCAGCTCGAAGCATCTAGATAGGTACAAAAAGCGAAATTACATAAGCGATTCCTCGGACGATGAAGACGAAGACGATACGACGGACAATCGCAACAAGTCGAGTCTGGCCGATCCGTTGGATAAGTTCATCAAAGAAATGGAAGCATTGAAGGCAGAAAAGCCTGACTTGAGCAAGGTGAGCAATCGGCGCGACAATCCGTTTTCAGTAGACGAGTACTTGAATGCTTCGGAGACGAATAAAAGCTATGCCAGAACGTTTTCTGAGGCAGCGCAAACTCTGTATTCTACTGAAGTGAAAGACCCGAACATAAAGGATTACTTTGAACAATCTGAGGCGAAGAAGACATTCCGCAGAGAGTTTTCCGAGGTGTATCAAGAAATCAAACGGGAAGAGCCGCCATTGCATCCGGTGAAACCGGAAGTCGTCGAGCAGGTTGAGCAGAAGAAGGATACCGAAAAAGTACCAGAGCGTTACGAATCCCTGGAACAGTTGCTGGGAACATTCGTTCCACCCAAAATTGAGAAGAAACCAGTTTTGAATGACTTCTCGGTCAATTCTTATATGACTTCATCAGATGCAAATAAATCCTATGCCAGAAGCTTTTCCCAAGCTGTGCAAACTCTGCACACAACTGACGTCAAGGATCCATCTGTCAGAGAATACTTCGACCAGTCAGTGGCAAAAAATGccttccgaagggaattctccgaagTTTACCGAGAAGTGGACATGAAAGAGATTGCACGTGACATTCCTCCTTCCAAGTCGGCGTCATCTGACCAGCAGCAGAAAGATAACAAACAAAGCGAAAATCCAATTTCTCGCTCCAATGCCGCTGATGGATTACCACCAGTAGATGTTCCGCAAAAGCACCTACCGCAGAGAAGTATCTCCGTGCCCGGAACTCCCATCAATTCGAGAAACCCAAGGGAGAAGCCACCACGCTCCGTCGAAGCAAAACCAGAAA GAGATGGCGAAGTGACGGCGAAGGTGGGCAGCCAGTCGGAGATGTCAGCGGTGGAGCATGCGGACAATACGGCTTCTGCTGCGGTACGAGGTCGTGCAGTGTCGGCCGCCGAGAACAACATGGACAAGGCGTTTTGGATGAGCTTTGGGTCATCGTAG